The DNA sequence GCCAAGGTCGCCGAGAACGAGAAGCCTGAAGTCGTAATTATCGGCAAGCAGGCAATCGACGACGACTCGAATCAGGCCGGTCAGATGATCGCCGAGATGCTGGGCTGGCCGCAGGCGACCTTCGCCTCCAAGATCGAATTTGCGGACGAGAAATGCACGGTCGTGCGCGAGGCTGACGGCGGCCTCGAAACCATCGCCTTTCCGCTGCCCGCGGTGATCACGACCGATCTGCGACTTAACGAGCCGCGTTATGCGTCTTTGCCGGGGATCATGAAGGCGCGCAAGAAGCCGCTCAACGAAATCGCGGTCGATAGTCTCGGCGTGGACCTCGCGCCGAAACTCAAAATCAAAACGCTGACGGCGCCCGCCAAGCGTCAGGCGGGACGCAAACTCGGCTCGGTCGCCGAACTCGTCGCGGCCCTCCACACCGAAGCCAAAGTTATCTAGCCAAGCTTCTTAGGGATGTAAGGTTATTCAGCAATGGGTGATGTACTAGTTTTCGCCGAGCATAAGGGCGGCCACTTTCCCAAGACCACGCTGGTCGCGATCAATGCCGGGCTCGAGTTGGCGCGCAAGCGCGGCGGGGCCTGTATCGCCGTTGTGATCGGCGACAACTGCGACGCGCCGGCGGCGGAAATCGCCAAATACGGCGTGGGCAAGGTGATCGCGCTCGAAGACCCGCGCCTCGCCCATCATCTGGCCGACGCCGCCGCGCAGGCGCTCGCCGCGCTGGTCAAGAGCAGTGGCGCCGAGACCGTGCTCGCGACCGCAACCGCGATGGGCAAGGATCTGATGCCGCGTGTGGCCGCGCGTCTCAACGCCCCGATGGCCTCCGAGATCGTTACGATCAACGACGATGGCACGATGGTCCGTCCCATGTATGCGGGCAACGCGCTCGCCACGATCGAGCTCGACGGACCGGTGCGGGTGGTCAGCGTGCGCGGGACCGCCTTCGACGCGGCGGCGGCGCGCGACAACGTCGCACCGATCGAAAAGGTCAAGGCCGAACTCGACGCCGCCTCTCTCAAGATGGAGTTCGTCGGCTTCAACGAGATCAAGAGCGATCGTCCGCAGCTCACCGAGGCCAAGATCATCGTCTCGGGCGGTCGCGGGCTTAAGTCGGGCGAGAACTTCAAGACCGTGCTGGAACCGCTGGTCGATGAGCTCGGCGCCGCGATGGGCGCGAGTCGCGCCGCCGTCGATGCGGGCTTCGTGCCCAATGACCTCCAGGTCGGTCAGACCGGCAAGGTAGTCGCACCGGAGCTTTACGTCGCGGTGGGGATTTCCGGCGCGATTCAGCATCTCGCCGGCATGAAGGACTCCAAGACGATCGTCGCGATCAACAAGGACGAGGAAGCGCCTATT is a window from the Candidatus Binataceae bacterium genome containing:
- a CDS encoding electron transfer flavoprotein subunit beta/FixA family protein, with the translated sequence MKILVPVKRVPDPATTIRVMPDGSGIATDNVKWVINPFDEIAIEEALRIKEKQGAGEVVLISVGQQSWQEQLRTGLAMGADRAILVRVDTPLDPLAIARVIAKVAENEKPEVVIIGKQAIDDDSNQAGQMIAEMLGWPQATFASKIEFADEKCTVVREADGGLETIAFPLPAVITTDLRLNEPRYASLPGIMKARKKPLNEIAVDSLGVDLAPKLKIKTLTAPAKRQAGRKLGSVAELVAALHTEAKVI
- a CDS encoding FAD-binding protein, with amino-acid sequence MGDVLVFAEHKGGHFPKTTLVAINAGLELARKRGGACIAVVIGDNCDAPAAEIAKYGVGKVIALEDPRLAHHLADAAAQALAALVKSSGAETVLATATAMGKDLMPRVAARLNAPMASEIVTINDDGTMVRPMYAGNALATIELDGPVRVVSVRGTAFDAAAARDNVAPIEKVKAELDAASLKMEFVGFNEIKSDRPQLTEAKIIVSGGRGLKSGENFKTVLEPLVDELGAAMGASRAAVDAGFVPNDLQVGQTGKVVAPELYVAVGISGAIQHLAGMKDSKTIVAINKDEEAPIFSVADFGLVADLFKAVPEMTEEVKKLKH